In Cryptomeria japonica chromosome 10, Sugi_1.0, whole genome shotgun sequence, a genomic segment contains:
- the LOC131057534 gene encoding F-box/kelch-repeat protein At5g15710-like has product MGPLTIRKETMWSDLPEHLTERILECLPVDCFFRFRAVCKTWNTLFSSQHFNSIARNSQPFLILCPSEGSASGLLLADINANFLFGYNSPTLCVCNPLTQTYSMLPEMVSVSRITAKTILPAGNKMEEYTVMVVGMSSTGTVLIEAYNSTSKAWKVAGTFPDVVLRSENMLFFKGMIASGGIMAYNIKQGIISIMGMPTAEANNSRARLVSCKRGVFVVGAIEKNHCLKGVIVWELVFQKKEKRDYKWKEVGKMPSSVFEEFRRSSNSNWFECVGVGDKICFRAKESIEILVHDLSTSSWNWLPKFPADLRYVSMRCLPLEIMPTTRFS; this is encoded by the exons ATGGGTCCTCTCACAATTCGTAAGGAAACAATGTGGTCAGACTTGCCTGAACATTTGACGGAGAGAATACTGGAATGCCTTCCAGTGGACTGCTTCTTCCGTTTCAGGGCTGTTTGCAAGACCTGGAATACTCTCTTCTCATCCCAACATTTCAATTCCATAGCTAGAAATAGCCAGCCATTTCTCATTCTTTGCCCCTCCGA GGGATCTGCTTCTGGGCTGCTCTTGGCAGATATCAACGCCAATTTCTTATTTGGCTATAATTCTCCAACGCTCTGTGTTTGCAATCCCCTTACCCAAACGTACTCGATGCTACCAGAAATGGTCTCTGTGAGTAGAATTACGGCTAAGACTATTTTACCAGCGGGGAATAAGATGGAAGAATATACAGTCATGGTGGTGGGCATGAGCAGCACTGGTACAGTTCTAATAGAAGCATATAATTCGACTAGCAAGGCATGGAAAGTTGCAGGTACCTTTCCTGATGTGGTTTTAAGGAGTGAAAATATGTTATTTTTCAAGGGCATGATTGCCAGCGGGGGCATAATGGCCTACAATATTAAACAGGGGATCATTTCTATCATGGGTATGCCCACAGCAGAGGCCAACAATTCACGGGCTCGGCTTGTTTCTTGTAAGCGTGGCGTGTTTGTGGTTGGGGCAATCGAAAAAAATCACTGTTTGAAAGGTGTAATTGTGTGGGAGCTAGTTTTTCAGAAGAAAGAGAAGCGGGATTATAAGTGGAAAGAGGTTGGGAAGATGCCGAGTAGTGTGTTTGAGGAATTTAGGAGAAGTTCGAATTCAAATTGGTTTGAATGCGTGGGAGTGGGAGATAAGATCTGTTTCAGAGCCAAGGAAAGCATCGAGATACTTGTACATGATTTGAGTACAAGCTCTTGGAATTGGCTGCCAAAGTTTCCAGCAGatttgagatatgtgagtatgagaTGCCTTCCGCTGGAAATTATGCCCACTACTAGATTCTCTTAA